The DNA region CGATGGCGCCTCGCCAAGCTCTGCCATATCCCAGGGGCCATCATCCACTTTCACCTCGACGCTGGCGACGCCGGTATGTTGCGCCCAGGCGGTGCCGGCAACTGCTGCCTGGCCCTTATCGAGTTTGGCGAATGGTCCTGGCACTTCGATTCGTGAAGCCAGTTTAATTGGCGCCTTCTCAGCATAACCACGCGGCGTCCAATAGGCCTGCTTCCGATCGAATCGAGTGACTTCAAGGCTAACCAGCCATTTAGTAGCGGAGACGTATCCGTAAAGCCCCGGCACTACCATCCGTACCGGATAGCCATGCTCGGCTGGAAGCGGTGTGCCGTTCATGCCCACCGCCAATAGGGCGTCACGGGCTTGGTCAGTGAGCGCGTCGAGCGGCGTGCTCGCCGTGTAACCATCTTGCGAGGTGGAAAGCACCATATCGGCATCCGAGAATACTCCCGCCCGAGCCAGCAAATCTCGAATTGGTGACCCAATCCAGACCGCATTGCCCGCTAACTTACCACCCACCTGATTTGATACGCAGGTCAAAGACAAGACTCGCTCGATCATGGGCTCCTTGAGTAACTCGTCGAAGCTCATCGTCACTTCGCGATCCACCATGCCAAAGATCCGTAGCTGCCAGTTAGAAGTATCGATTTGCGGCACCTGAAGGGCATTATCAATCCGATAAAAATTAGAGTTCGGAGTGACAAAGGGGGGAAAGTCCCGGAATCTTCAAGTCTGCACCCTCAGGAATGATCTCCCTGTTCTTAGGTGTCGGGAGCACAAAATCGATGACCGACGGGCTGGCTTGCTTAGCGATCCGACCCAGCGCACCAGCGGCTACCGCAATTACAGCAGAAGCCGTGACCAACTGAAGAAAACTGCGACGATCCAACAACCCAATTGACAACTTGGTGCCGCTAACTTTTCGGCTCAGCATTTGCAGCACCAGGATGCCAACTAACGCCCCGAGTAAACTCGGCAACACCGCCAGCCAGGAAGAATTTGCCCTAGCCGCCGCTGCTATAGCACCGGCCAGTCCGAAGACGGTGATTTTGATTGATCCCAGGGGTCGCCTCGGGCGTTCAAGCAGCCCGGCTAAAGCGGCAACAAGTAAAACGACGACGCCTAGGCCAACCATCAGGGCTAGTTTGTCGTTGGTACCAAAGGTTTCGATAGCAAAATCTTTGGCCCAGGGTGGCACGATGTCGACCACGAAAGCACCAACAACTGTCAGCGGTGAACTTATACCTGGCACGGCCAAGGCGACCAGCTCCCCTACGCCCAATGCGGCTAGTGCCGAGGTGACGCCTGATAAAGCACGTTTTATCCAGCTTTTCCTCATACAGACGATTCGTAGCCTGGCACCATCCAGATGGGTAGCGGCCAAGCCCGAACACGCCACAACATTTAAGCCAAAAAAGCTCATCAGCTGAGGCCGCATTGGTCACTTCAACCACACCAGCCCCGGTGTCCGTTGTGAAGTGTTCGAAAAATGCTGACAAACGAAGAATCCCCGACTCGTTGAACGAATCGGGGCTTCTTGTAAATATTGCTTATTTGGCCTTTTCGAGAACCTCGACCAGGCGCCAGCGCTTGGTAGCTGACAGCGGACGAGTCTCGCTGATCAGAACCAAGTCACCGATACCGGCTGAGTTTTCTTCGTCATGAGCCTTGACCTTGGAGGTCCGACGCAGAACCTTGCCGTAGAGCGCGTGCTTAACACGGTCTTCGACCTGAACCACGATGGTTTTCTGCATCTTGTCAGAAACCACGTAGCCACGACGGGTTTTGCGGTAACCACGGGCCGAGGTTGCAGCCTCAGTCTCAACAGTTTCAGCGGTCACGGTTGCCTCTTTGTTCTCTTCACTCACTTGGCAGCCTCCTCAGTAGCTTCAGCTTCAGCCTCAACGGCTTTTTCTTCGGCCTTCTTGGCAGGCTTCTTCTTGGACTTGGCCTCAGCCTTGTCCTCCGCCACAGCAGCGACGAAGTCTGGGCGAATACCCAGCTCGCGCTCACGCAGCACGGTGTAGATCCGCGCGATATCGCGCTTCACTGCACGCAGCCGGCCATGGTTCTCCAGCTGCCCAGTGGCGGACTGGAAACGCAAGTTGAACAGTTCTTCCTTGGCTTTGCGCAGTTCGTCGGTGAGACGTTCTTTGTCGAAGCCGTCAAGCTTCTGCGCTGCCAGATCTTTAGTTCCAACTGCCATTTCTATTCACCACCTTCACGACGCACAATGCGTGCCTTGAGCGGCAGCTTGTGGATTGCCAGGCGCAGGGCCTCGCGAGCGACTTCTTCATTGACACCGGAGAGTTCGAAAAGAACTCGGCCCGGCTTGACGTTGGCGATCCACCACTCGGGCGAACCCTTACCGGAACCCATGCGGGTTTCAGCCGGCTTCTTGGTCAACGGACGGTCCGGGTAGATGTTGATCCAAACCTTGCCACCACGCTTGATGTGACGGGTCATCGCGATACGAGCAGACTCGATCTGACGGTTGGTCACATAAGCGGGAGTCAGAGCCTGGATACCGTACTCGCCGAAGCTGACCTTGGTACCACCAGTTGCCTGGCCGGAACGGCCGGGGTGGTGCTGCTTACGGTGCTTGACACGACGTGGGATCAGCATTTAAGCGTCACTCCCCTCAGTAGCTACCGCGGCGGCTGCCGGAGCAGCTTCCACAGCAGCGTTCTCGTTACGGTCATTGCGCTGGCTGCGAAGGTTTCCACCATCGCGACGCGGGCCGGAGTTTTCCCTGCGGGGTCCACGGTCATCGCCATCGCGACGAGGTGCACGGCCACGAGAAGGTGCTGATGCAGCCTGCTGCGCCAGTTCCTTCGCGGTAACGTCACCCTTATAGATCCAAACCTTCACACCGATACGGCCGAAGGTGGTCTTGGCTTCGAAAAAGCCGTAGTCGATCTGCGCACGGAGGGTGTGCAACGGCACACGACCTTCGCGGTAGAACTCCGAACGGCTCATTTCTGCGCCACCGAGACGACCCGAACACTGCACACGGATGCCCTTGGCACCTGCACGCTGTGCGGACTGCATTGCCTTCTTCATTGCGCGACGGAAAGCCACACGCGAAGAAAGCTGCTCTGCGATGCCCTGTGCTACCAACTGAGCTTCCATTTCGGGGTTCTTGACCTCGAGGATGTTCAGCTGAACCTGCTTGCCCGTGAGCTTCTCAAGCTCGCCGCGGATGCGGTCTGCTTCAGCGCCACGACGGCCAATCACAATACCCGGGCGGGCAGTGTGGATATCGACGCGAACCCGGTCACGGGTACGTTCGATTTCAACCTTGGCAATGCCAGCGCGCTCCATGCCCGTAGACATGAGTTGACGGATTTTGATGTCCTCGCGAACGAAATCCTTGTAACGCTGGCCGGCCTTGTTGCTGTCCGCGAACCAGTGCGAAACGTGGTTCGTGGTGATGCCGAGTCGGAACCCGTGCGGGTTTACTTTCTGTCCCACTTAGCGGTCCTCCTCGCTCGCAGGTGTAGCGACAACCACGGTGATGTGGCTGGTGCGCTTTCTGATGCGGTATGCGCGCCCTTGAGCACGCGGCTGGAACCGCTTCATGGTCGGGCCTTCATCAACGAATGCTTCGCTGATGAAGAGGTCGCCTTCGTCGAAGGCCACGCTGTCCCGGTCGGCCAGAACGCGGGCGTTAGCCACTGCGGACTGGAGTACTTTGAATACCGGCTCCGAAGCTGCCTGTGGGGCAAACTTCAGAATCGCCAGGGCCTCATTCGCTTGCTTGCCACGAATCAGGTTGACGACGCGCCGGGCCTTCATAGGCGTTACGCGGATGTGCCGCGCAATGGCCTTGGCTTCCATTGCTTTCCTTCTCTCGTCTTAGCCGTAAGGGCAGGCGCCTAGCGGCGCTTGCCCTTACGGTCGTCCTTCACATGGCCGCGGAAAGTCCGCGTCAGAGCGAATTCGCCCAATTTGTGCCCGACCATCGACTCGGTCACGAACACCGGGATGTGCTTGCGGCCGTCGTGCACGGCGATCGTGTGCCCGAGCATGTCGGGGATGATCATCGACCGGCGGGACCAAGTTTTAATAACGTTCTTGGTACCCTTTTCGTTTTCGTTTGCTACCTTCACAAAGAGGTGCTGGTCAACGAAGGGACCTTTTTTCAGGCTGCGTGGCATCTGTCCAGGCTCCTATCGCTTGTTCTTGCCAGTACGACGACGACGCACAATAAGTTTGTCGCTCTCTTTGTTCGGGCGGCGGGTGCGGCCTTCACGCTTACCATTCGGGTTGACGGGGTGACGGCCACCAGAGGTTTTGCCTTCACCACCACCGTGCGGGTGATCGACCGGGTTCATGGAAACGCCACGAACAGTCGGACGAACGCCTTTCCAGCGCATACGGCCAGCCTTACCCCAGTTGATGTTCGACTGCTCGGCGTTACCAACCTCGCCGACGGTTGCGCGGCAGCGCACGTCAACGTTGCGGATTTCGCCGGAGGGCAGACGCAACTGAGCGAAGCGGCCTTCCTTGGCAACCAGCTGCACCGAAGCGCCAGCCGAACGTGCCATTTTGGCACCGCCACCCGGACGCAACTCCACCGCGTGGATAGTGGTACCCACGGGGATGTTGCGCAGCGGCAGGTTGTTGCCGGGCTTGATATCCGCGGACGGACCAGCCTCAACAAAGTCACCCTGCTTGAGCTTGTTCGGGGCGATGATGTAACGCTTGGTGCCATCAACGTAGTGCAGCAGTGCAATGCGAGCGGTACGGTTCGGATCGTATTCGATCTCCGCAACCTTGGCATTAACGCCGTCCTTGTCGTGACGACGGAAGTCGATCAGACGGTACTGGCGCTTGTGTCCACCACCCTTGTGACGGGTAGTGATCTTGCCGGAGTTGTTACGGCCGCCCGATTTGGGCAACGGACGAACCAGAGACTTCTCCGGCGTCGACCGCGTGATTTCTGCGAAGTCGGCAACGCTCGAGCCACGACGGCCCGGGGTTGTCGGCTTGTATTTACGGATTCCCATGATTTTTCCTCGTTAAAGTGGTCTCCGCTTATGAAAGCGGACCGCCGAAGATGTCGATTGTGCCTTCTTTGAGGGTGACAATTGCACGCTTGGTGTTCTTGCGCTGTCCCCATCCGAATTTGGTCCGCTTACGCTTACCGGCACGGTTGATGGTGTTGATCGAATCCACCTTGACGGAGAAAATCTTCTCCACGGCGAACTTGATCTCGGTCTTGTTCGAGCGCGGGTCAACCAAGAAGGTGTATTTACCTTCGTCGATTAGGCCGTAGCTCTTTTCCGAAACGACGGGTGCAAGCACAACGTCGCGAGGGTCTTTGTTGTAAATCGCCGAGTTAGCAACTGCGTTGGTCACTTGCCGGCCTCCTCAGTCTCAACTGCATCAGCTTCGAAGATTTCTTCAACCGGAGCACCCGCACCGAAAGCATCGCTCGCGGCAGTGCCGGAAACGAAAGCCTCGTAGGCAGTCTTGGTGAAGACGACGTCGTCGGAGATCAGCACGTCATAGGTGTTGAGCTGATCCACGTACAGGACGTGGATGTCAGCCAGGTTGCGTACGGACAACGCAGCAACGTCGTTCGCACGCTCGATGACAACCAAGAGGTTCTTACGCTCGGAAACGCCGCGCAAAGTTGCGAGGGCCTCTTTAGCGGAAGGCTTGGTGCCGGCAACTAGTTCAGCGACAACATGGATACGTTCGTTGCGAGCCCGGTCAGACAGAGCGCCGCGCAAAGCAGCTGCCTTCATCTTCTTGGGGGTCCGCTGCGAGTAGTCACGCGGGGTCGGGCCGTGGACAACGCCACCACCGGTCATGTGCGGAGCACGGATGGAGCCCTGACGAGCCCGGCCGGTGCCCTTCTGCTTGAACGGCTTGCGGCCTGCACCGGAAACTTCAGCGCGGGTCTTGGTTTTCTGCGTGCCCTGACGGGCTGCAGCGAGCTGTGCGACGACGACCTGGTGCAACAACGGCACGTTGGTCTGAACATCGAAGATCTCTGCGGGCAGTTCGACTTTTACAGTCTTAGTAGCCATGGTCTTATGCTCCCTTCACTGTGGTCTTGACCGCAGTGCGGACGAGGACGACCCGGCCACGAGCGCCGGGGATGGCACCCTTGATGAGCAGCAGGGACTTCTCAGCGTCAATCGCGTGAACCGTGAGGTTCAACGTGGTGTGACGTTCTCCACCCATGCGGCCTGCCATCTTGAGGCCTTTGAAAACACGGCTGGGGGTCGAGGCGCCACCAATTGAACCAGGCTTACGGTGGTTCTTGTGGGCACCGTGCGAGGCACCAACGCCGTGGAAGCCGTGACGCTTCATGACACCGGCGAAGCCCTTGCCTTTAGAGGTACCAACGACGTCGACCTTCTGGCCGGCTTCGAAGATCTCCACGGAGAGCTCCTGGCCCAGCGAGTAAGCGTCTGAGTCATTGGTGCGCAGCTCGACGACGTGACGACGCGGGGTAACCCCGGCCTTCTCGAAGTGGCCAGCAAGCGGCTTGGTGACTTTACGCGGATCGATCTGGCCGTAGCCGATCTGAACGGCGGTGTAGCCATCTTTGGCGGCGTCACGCAGTTGGGTGACGACATTGGAATCAGCCTGAACGACGGTAACCGGCACGAGCTTGTTGTTCTCGTCCCAGACCTGAGTCATGCCGAGCTTCGTGCCCAGGATTCCTTTTACATTACGGATCGCGGTCATAGT from Renibacterium salmoninarum ATCC 33209 includes:
- the rplV gene encoding 50S ribosomal protein L22, with the translated sequence MEAKAIARHIRVTPMKARRVVNLIRGKQANEALAILKFAPQAASEPVFKVLQSAVANARVLADRDSVAFDEGDLFISEAFVDEGPTMKRFQPRAQGRAYRIRKRTSHITVVVATPASEEDR
- the rplW gene encoding 50S ribosomal protein L23; the encoded protein is MYNKDPRDVVLAPVVSEKSYGLIDEGKYTFLVDPRSNKTEIKFAVEKIFSVKVDSINTINRAGKRKRTKFGWGQRKNTKRAIVTLKEGTIDIFGGPLS
- the rpsC gene encoding 30S ribosomal protein S3; this encodes MGQKVNPHGFRLGITTNHVSHWFADSNKAGQRYKDFVREDIKIRQLMSTGMERAGIAKVEIERTRDRVRVDIHTARPGIVIGRRGAEADRIRGELEKLTGKQVQLNILEVKNPEMEAQLVAQGIAEQLSSRVAFRRAMKKAMQSAQRAGAKGIRVQCSGRLGGAEMSRSEFYREGRVPLHTLRAQIDYGFFEAKTTFGRIGVKVWIYKGDVTAKELAQQAASAPSRGRAPRRDGDDRGPRRENSGPRRDGGNLRSQRNDRNENAAVEAAPAAAAVATEGSDA
- the rpsS gene encoding 30S ribosomal protein S19: MPRSLKKGPFVDQHLFVKVANENEKGTKNVIKTWSRRSMIIPDMLGHTIAVHDGRKHIPVFVTESMVGHKLGEFALTRTFRGHVKDDRKGKRR
- the rpsQ gene encoding 30S ribosomal protein S17 — translated: MTAETVETEAATSARGYRKTRRGYVVSDKMQKTIVVQVEDRVKHALYGKVLRRTSKVKAHDEENSAGIGDLVLISETRPLSATKRWRLVEVLEKAK
- the rplB gene encoding 50S ribosomal protein L2 — protein: MGIRKYKPTTPGRRGSSVADFAEITRSTPEKSLVRPLPKSGGRNNSGKITTRHKGGGHKRQYRLIDFRRHDKDGVNAKVAEIEYDPNRTARIALLHYVDGTKRYIIAPNKLKQGDFVEAGPSADIKPGNNLPLRNIPVGTTIHAVELRPGGGAKMARSAGASVQLVAKEGRFAQLRLPSGEIRNVDVRCRATVGEVGNAEQSNINWGKAGRMRWKGVRPTVRGVSMNPVDHPHGGGEGKTSGGRHPVNPNGKREGRTRRPNKESDKLIVRRRRTGKNKR
- the rplD gene encoding 50S ribosomal protein L4, whose translation is MATKTVKVELPAEIFDVQTNVPLLHQVVVAQLAAARQGTQKTKTRAEVSGAGRKPFKQKGTGRARQGSIRAPHMTGGGVVHGPTPRDYSQRTPKKMKAAALRGALSDRARNERIHVVAELVAGTKPSAKEALATLRGVSERKNLLVVIERANDVAALSVRNLADIHVLYVDQLNTYDVLISDDVVFTKTAYEAFVSGTAASDAFGAGAPVEEIFEADAVETEEAGK
- the rpmC gene encoding 50S ribosomal protein L29, whose amino-acid sequence is MAVGTKDLAAQKLDGFDKERLTDELRKAKEELFNLRFQSATGQLENHGRLRAVKRDIARIYTVLRERELGIRPDFVAAVAEDKAEAKSKKKPAKKAEEKAVEAEAEATEEAAK
- the rplC gene encoding 50S ribosomal protein L3 yields the protein MTAIRNVKGILGTKLGMTQVWDENNKLVPVTVVQADSNVVTQLRDAAKDGYTAVQIGYGQIDPRKVTKPLAGHFEKAGVTPRRHVVELRTNDSDAYSLGQELSVEIFEAGQKVDVVGTSKGKGFAGVMKRHGFHGVGASHGAHKNHRKPGSIGGASTPSRVFKGLKMAGRMGGERHTTLNLTVHAIDAEKSLLLIKGAIPGARGRVVLVRTAVKTTVKGA
- a CDS encoding molybdopterin-dependent oxidoreductase; translation: MPQIDTSNWQLRIFGMVDREVTMSFDELLKEPMIERVLSLTCVSNQVGGKLAGNAVWIGSPIRDLLARAGVFSDADMVLSTSQDGYTASTPLDALTDQARDALLAVGMNGTPLPAEHGYPVRMVVPGLYGYVSATKWLVSLEVTRFDRKQAYWTPRGYAEKAPIKLASRIEVPGPFAKLDKGQAAVAGTAWAQHTGVASVEVKVDDGPWDMAELGEAPSKDTWRQWKYSWQAQDAGNHYIYVRATDAEGRIQESMNHYPLPDGATGFHNIAVLVN
- the rplP gene encoding 50S ribosomal protein L16, with the translated sequence MLIPRRVKHRKQHHPGRSGQATGGTKVSFGEYGIQALTPAYVTNRQIESARIAMTRHIKRGGKVWINIYPDRPLTKKPAETRMGSGKGSPEWWIANVKPGRVLFELSGVNEEVAREALRLAIHKLPLKARIVRREGGE